The nucleotide window TTGGCTACCAGCGCCGCCGTGCTGAGGGCGCGCACGGCGGTACTGCTCACCAGCAAATCCAGCTTGATCTGGCGACCGGCCAGGGCCCGGCCCATAGCGGGGGCATCGTCGCGGCCCCGGTCGTTGAGGGGCCGGTCGTGGTCGGAAAGGTCTTCGAAGCTCCAGCTGGATTTGGCGTGGCGCATCAGGTACAGGGTCTTCATAAGCAGGGGCGGGAAAGCGTAGCGCGCTTCTTTACTGCCGACCTTGGCAAATGGTTCTGTATCAGCTCAAGATTAACCTGTAAATAAAAAGGCCCGCTGCGGAGCGGGCCTTTTCTGGGTGAGTGAGCTGTGGAATAGGGAGGGGGCATTCCCGTGCTGCAACAACGGGGGCGCTAAGAACGCAATTAATTGGTGATTCCACCACAGCGTAGCGGGAAAAAGCGCGGCTCGGCCCGCAACGGTAGGTTAACTATTGCGCTTCGTCCCAGCCTTCGGCGCTCTGGTTGGGGAAGCGCTGCGCATGCAAAGCCGAAACATGCCGCACCAGCAGCGCCCGCAACTCGTCGATGTTGGTGCGCTCCGTGGCCGAAATGAAGATTACTGGGTCGTGGAGCTTGGCCATGTAGGTAGCCTGCAGCTGCTCCAGGGTGGGCCGGGGCACATGGTCTTCGTCGGGGTTCATGCCTTCGAAATCTTGGGGTGTGTCGGCCGCGGCGGCACCGTACTGGTCAATCTTGTTGAAGACGAGCAACATGGGCTTGTCGGCCGCCCCAATGTCCTTGAGCGTGTCGTTCACCACCGCAATGTGGTCTTCGAAGGCGGGGTGGGCAATGTCTACCACGTGCACCAGCAGATCGGCCTCCCGGATTTCATCCAAGGTGCTTTTAAAGCTCTCAATCAGGCGCGTGGGCAGCTTGCGGATAAACCCAACGGTATCGGAAAGCAGGAAAGGGGTATTCTCCAGCACTACCTTGCGCACCGTGGAGTCGACGGTGGCGAAGAGCTTGTTTTCAGCAAACACGTCGGCCCGGCTTAGCAGGTTCATGATGGTGCTTTTGCCCACGTTAGTATAGCCAACCAGCGCGACCCGCATAATGCCCGTGCGCGACTTGCGCTGGGTGTGGCTTTGCTTGTCCAGCTCCTTTAGGCGTTCCTTCAGGAAGTCAATTCGCTCCCGCACTACGCGGCGGTCGGTTTCGATTTCGGTTTCACCCGGTCCGCGCTGGCTTACACCGCCCCCCGCTGCTTGTCCAGGTGAGTCCAGAGGCCGGTGAGGCGGGGCAGCAGGTATTGGTACTGGGCCAGTTCCACCTGCGTGCGGGCCGTGGCCGACTTGGCCCGGCTGGCGAAAATATCGATGATAAGCAGGGAGCGGTCCACGATTTTCACCTGCAGCTCAGCTTCCAGGTTGCGCAGCTGGGAGGGCGAGAGGTCATCATCGAAAATGACCATGCTCGTGCCGCTGTGCTGCACGTAGGCCTTGATTTCTTCGAGCTTGCCCTCTCCCACAAACGTGCGGATATCGGGCTTTTCGAGGCGCTGCACAAAGCGACGCGTTACTACGGCGCCGGCGGTTTCGGTGAGAAAGGCCAGCTCATCGAGGTATTCCTGGGTGAGGGCATCAGCCTGGCGCTTGTCGGGCACGGCCACCAACACGGCCGTTTCCTGCTGCTGCGCGGTTTCGTAGGTAGCGTCTTTGTTGCCCTGGGCCAGAATACGGCCGGCGCGGCCCTTGGCGCTGTCCACGGCGCCGGGGTGGCGGGTGCTGTTGTTGGGTTGGCGGCCTTTGGAGGCGGGTTTGTTGGCCATGGCGAGAAGCGGAAAAAAGAAAAGAAGCCTGCTAGGGCGGCTGCCCTCTTACGATGAAAACAGCCAAGAGGTAGGTAAGAGAACAGGTAACTGACAATCTACTCCTGTCTCGTGCAAACGGTTACCTCATCAGGGCTGCTGCAGCGTGAGCGAGTAGGCGGCTACCAACTCAATCTGCTCGGAACTGAGCTGGTTTTTGAAGCCGGGCATGTTGCCCAGGCCATTTGTAACCATGTACACCCGGCCGGCCTGGTTGAGGTTGCTCTTGGTGAGGTCGTGGGCGCCGTTGAGGCCGCGCTTGCCGTCGGAGCCGTGGCAGGGCGTGCAGTTTTGCTCATACAGAGCCTGGCCGGGCGCCAGCACCTGGCCAGCAGCCACCGTGGCATCGGGCTGCCGGCCGGGCTCCTGGCCCTGGCAGGCCGTCAGCAAAGCCGCGCCGAGCAGGCCAGTGAGCAGAAAAGAGCGGAGAGTACGCGGAGAAGACATCATATTGGCAGCAAACAACGTAACGCGGCGCAAAATAACCGAAACTACGCCGCAAGGCCGGCCGAGCCGCCCGCAACGCCTACCTTTGCGCCTCGAACTCTCTCTGCTGCATGCGCGTCGCCATCGTCATCAATACCTCCTGGAACATCTGGAACTTCCGCCGCAGCCTGGTGAAAGCTCTGCAGGCCGCCGGCCACGAAGTGCTGGCCATAGCGCCACCCGATGCCTACTCCGCGCGGCTGGAAACCGAGCTGGGCTGCCGCTACGTGCCCGTCCTGATGGAAAACAAGGGCACCAACCCGGCCAAGGACGCCCTACTCACGCGCCGCTTCTACCAGATCTACCGGCGCGAGCGGCCGGATGTGGTGCTGCAGTACACCATCAAGCCCAACATTTATGGCACGCTGGCCGCCAAACTGGCCGGTATTCCCAGCGTCAACAACGTGTCGGGCCTGGGCACGGTGTTCATCGTCAAAAATCTGGTGAGCAAGGTCGCCCTTGGGTTGTACCGCTTCGCGTTCAAGTTTCCGCGGCGCGTATTTTTCCAGAACGACGACGACCGGCAGCTGTTTCTCGATCATGGCCTGGTGCAGAAAAGCATTACCGACCTGCTGCCCGGTTCCGGCATCGACACTACTGCCTTTCAGCCCGCCACCACCTTCCAGCGCCACCAGCCCTTCACCTTCCTGATGATTGCGCGAGTGCTCTACGAAAAAGGTGTGGAAGAATACTTTGAAGCTGCCCGTCTGGTGCGCGAAGCCTTGCCCGGCACCCGGATTCAGCTGCTGGGCGGTATTGATGAAAGCGGGGGCGTGGGCGTGAAGCGGGCCGTGTTTGAGCAGTGGCTGCAGGCCGGTCACGTAGAATACCTCGGCACTTCCGACAACGTAGCTGCCCACATTGCCCAGGCCGACTGCGTGGTGCTGCCCAGCTACCGCGAAGGCACGCCCAAAACCCTGCTGGAAGCTGCCGCCATGGGCAAACCCATTGTGACGACGGACGTGCCCGGCTGCCGCGAAACCGTAATAAACGGCGTAAACGGCCTGCTTTGCCAGGTGCGCAGCGGCCCCGACCTGGCCGAAAAAATGCTGCAGGTACAGCGCCTCCCGGAAACCGGGCTGGCCGAAATGGGCCGCGCCAGCCGCCAACTGGCAGTGGAGAAATTCGACGAGCAGATTGTGCTCGATAAGTACCTGCGCGTGGTGCAGGAAGTAGGCCGGCGCCGCTGATTTTTAACTTTTCTGTTTTATAGTTTTCTCTTACTGGCTGGTATGGAGTTTCGGTATTTTGATATTCCCGGCGTGGTCGAAGTGCTGCCGCGCGTGTTCGGCGACGCCCGCGGGGCCTTCTTCGAGTCGTTCAGTGAGCAGCGCATGCGCGAGGCCGGCATTGTGGGCGAGTGGGTGCAGGACAACCAGTCGCGCTCCGACCGGGGTGTGGTGCGGGGCCTGCACTTTCAGGAGCCGCCCCACGCTCAGGCCAAGCTGGTGCGCGTAGCCGCTGGCCGCGCCCTCGACGTTATTGTGGACATTCGCCGCGACTCGCCCACCTACGGGCAGCACGTGGCCGTGGAGCTGGATGCCACCCGCTACAATATGCTGTATGTGCCCGTCGGCTTCGCCCACGGCTTCACGGCCCTGGAAGACAACACGCTCTTCCTCTACAAGTGCACCAACTACTACGCCCCCCAGGCCGAAGGCGGCCTGCTTTGGAACGACCCAGCGCTGGGCATCCAATGGGGCGTAGAAAGCCCTACTGTCTCCGCCAAAGACCAGGTGCTTCCCCTGCTGGCAGATCTGGATAGCCCATTTTAAGCTGTCTTTGCAAGACGAAACTGTCATTGCGAGGCAGAGCCGAAGCAATCCGTCCTGTACAAAATCAGACGCGTCCTTCTACCAGAAAGCCCTTACTCGTCGCGTATGAGTAAGGGCTTGTCACGTCTCAGGGCTTGGGGCATTGCGCAGGACGGATTGCTTCGTCCTGCGTCCTCGCAATGACAACTCACTAACTCACCGTTACAGCAGCTCCACCAGCGTTTCCAGGCCCATGCCGCGGGAGCCTTTCACCAGGATTTGCTGACCCTGAGGCGTGTTGTGGGTTAGCCAGGCGGCGGCTTCGGCTTTGGTAGGGAAGTGGTGGAAGCCGGGGCGACGGGCGGCGGCCATTTCGGCGCCACACAGCACCACCGAGCCAAACCCGTAGCTGGCCAGCTGCTCACCCAGCGCGTGGTGCTCGGCCGCACTTTCCGGGCCCAGCTCAAACATGTCACCCAGTATCACCATTTTGCTGCTGAGAGCGCCGGGGCGGCTGGCAAAGCTGGCCAGGGCCGCCGCCATGCTGCTGGGGTTGGCGTTGTAGGCATCCAGCACCAGCTCGTTGTGCTCCGTGCGCACCAGCTGGGAGCGGTTGTTGGTGGGGGCGTAGCCGGCCAGCGCGGCGGCAATATCGTCCGCCGATACGCCGAAATGGGCGCCCACGGCGGCGACGGCGGCCAGGTTCAGGAAGTTATAGCCCCCGTTTATCTGGGCCTCTACCGGCGTGCCGTCAAACAGGCGCAGCACTACGTGTGGCGCCGCACTAAGCAGCTCGGCGGGATAGGTGTCGGCCGGTCCGGGGTAGGTAATCTGCTGCGCCACAACCTGGGCGCGCTCCGTCACCTGCGCATCGGCGGTGTTTACGAAGGCCGTGCCTTCGTGCGCAGCCAAGTAGTGCCACAGCTCGCCTTTGCCCCGCGCCACGCCCTCGGTGCCCCCAAATCCTTCGAGGTGGGCCTTGCCGATGTTGGTGATGAGGCCGTGCGTAGGCTCGGCAATGCCGCAGAGCAGCTCAATTTCGCCTTGGTGATTGGCTCCCATTTCTACAATGGCCACCTCGTGCTCCTGGGGCCGGATGCTGAGCAGCGTGAGCGGCACGCCAATGTGGTTGTTGAGGTTGCCGCGCGTGTACTGCACCCGGTAGCGCCGGCTGAGCACGGCGTGCAGCAACTCCTTGGTAGTAGTTTTACCGTTGGAGCCCGTCACGGCCAGCATGGGGCCGGTAAACTGGCGGCGGTGCTCCCGCGCCAGCTCCTGCAAAGCCACCAGCGGATCGGGGGCGTAGGTGTAGCGGTCCGGGTCCTGGGCGGCCAGCTCGGCATCGTCTACCACTGCAAACCGCGCCCCCTGGGTTAGAGCCTGCGGGGCGAAGTCGCGACCCCGGAAGCTGGGGCCGTTCAGGGCCACGAACAGGGTGCCATTCTGGGGTTGGCGCGAATCGGTGCTGACGCCGGAGCAAGCCAGGAAGCGGGAATAGAGAGCAGAAGGCGCGGCCATAAAAAGCAAGGGTGTAACTTCCGGCGGGGCAGCGGTGTTGGCTGCTAAAACCGCCTTCCGAATGATTCGACGCGTAAGACTAGGACTACTTATCGGGCTGCTGGCCGCCGGCCCACTCGGGGCGCAGGCGCAGCAGGCAGTTAGCTGGGGCCTGGAGTACCAGCCGCTGGCAAAAGTAGCACACGGCTCCGAGACGCTGCCCCTGGCTTGGGCCGGCGGCTTCAACGCCCCACAGTTCTCCTCCATCGACCTCAACCAGGACGGCTGGAGTGACCTGTTTGCCTTCGACCGCATGAGCAACCGGGCCACCACCTACCTGAACGTAACCGACGCGGCCGGCCAGCATAGCTGGCAGTACGC belongs to Hymenobacter sp. J193 and includes:
- the rfbC gene encoding dTDP-4-dehydrorhamnose 3,5-epimerase, which translates into the protein MEFRYFDIPGVVEVLPRVFGDARGAFFESFSEQRMREAGIVGEWVQDNQSRSDRGVVRGLHFQEPPHAQAKLVRVAAGRALDVIVDIRRDSPTYGQHVAVELDATRYNMLYVPVGFAHGFTALEDNTLFLYKCTNYYAPQAEGGLLWNDPALGIQWGVESPTVSAKDQVLPLLADLDSPF
- a CDS encoding glycosyltransferase family 4 protein, which produces MRVAIVINTSWNIWNFRRSLVKALQAAGHEVLAIAPPDAYSARLETELGCRYVPVLMENKGTNPAKDALLTRRFYQIYRRERPDVVLQYTIKPNIYGTLAAKLAGIPSVNNVSGLGTVFIVKNLVSKVALGLYRFAFKFPRRVFFQNDDDRQLFLDHGLVQKSITDLLPGSGIDTTAFQPATTFQRHQPFTFLMIARVLYEKGVEEYFEAARLVREALPGTRIQLLGGIDESGGVGVKRAVFEQWLQAGHVEYLGTSDNVAAHIAQADCVVLPSYREGTPKTLLEAAAMGKPIVTTDVPGCRETVINGVNGLLCQVRSGPDLAEKMLQVQRLPETGLAEMGRASRQLAVEKFDEQIVLDKYLRVVQEVGRRR
- the murF gene encoding UDP-N-acetylmuramoyl-tripeptide--D-alanyl-D-alanine ligase, producing the protein MAAPSALYSRFLACSGVSTDSRQPQNGTLFVALNGPSFRGRDFAPQALTQGARFAVVDDAELAAQDPDRYTYAPDPLVALQELAREHRRQFTGPMLAVTGSNGKTTTKELLHAVLSRRYRVQYTRGNLNNHIGVPLTLLSIRPQEHEVAIVEMGANHQGEIELLCGIAEPTHGLITNIGKAHLEGFGGTEGVARGKGELWHYLAAHEGTAFVNTADAQVTERAQVVAQQITYPGPADTYPAELLSAAPHVVLRLFDGTPVEAQINGGYNFLNLAAVAAVGAHFGVSADDIAAALAGYAPTNNRSQLVRTEHNELVLDAYNANPSSMAAALASFASRPGALSSKMVILGDMFELGPESAAEHHALGEQLASYGFGSVVLCGAEMAAARRPGFHHFPTKAEAAAWLTHNTPQGQQILVKGSRGMGLETLVELL
- a CDS encoding cytochrome c is translated as MMSSPRTLRSFLLTGLLGAALLTACQGQEPGRQPDATVAAGQVLAPGQALYEQNCTPCHGSDGKRGLNGAHDLTKSNLNQAGRVYMVTNGLGNMPGFKNQLSSEQIELVAAYSLTLQQP